In Hypanus sabinus isolate sHypSab1 chromosome 10, sHypSab1.hap1, whole genome shotgun sequence, the genomic stretch ACAAGGAATATTTCTCCAAAGGTTCTGCAATGCATCTTTAGTTCATGTTCACATCATATGAAAGCTCGTCTGATGTCCCTCTAAACAGTTTATGTTAGCAGGGAGAGATTGCCCCTTGTGATACGTTTTCTGGTTTCACATTGAGTGAGTGCTTGGAGCAGCCTTCACAATGCCATTCCTAAATGTGTCTGTATTACAATATCCTGAATCACATTTGCACTTGAGCCTCGGCTCTCTCTTGCAAGGCCTCTTCTGCCAGGTATCCCTGAAGTGCTTGATCACCAAGTAACTCATCTCACAGACGTTCAGCAGGACACACAGCGACGAGGAGACGGCCATGCAGTACAGAAAGATTGTCTTCTCTGTTGGCCGACCGACAAAACAATCCACTGTGTTGGGGCAGGGTGCAACCTCACATTTCAAAAGGCGGGGAACTGAGAAACCatgaaacatccagtgaaaaaTTAACAAGGAGCCGATCTCAACAATGGTTTTGAACACCAGGCTAAAGAAGTAGGTccaccagagacccccacctaAGTCCGCTTTGTCTTTGTACAGTTTCTTATGGAGCTTCTTTTCCCGCCGCTCCCTGTAACCCACATGCATGACAACCATAAGGGAAGGAGTAGAAACCATGATAAGTTGCAGAGCCCACAGTCTTGCATGTGACACAGGGAAGAAATAGTCAAAACACACATTCTCACAGCCGGGTTGCTCCGAGTTGCAGGTGAAGTCCTTCTGATCGTCGCTCCAGACTCGTTCTGCTGCCACGACGTAGACTAGGACCCTGAATATGAATACAACACTCAGCCAAATTCTTCCAACTACTGTGGAGTACTGATTCACCCCACTCAAAACATCTTGCAGCAAACCCCAGCTCATGGTTGCTCAGTTGCTTGAAGGATCTGTAGAACCTAGAAAAAAGCAATTCAGGGATTAAATACCACACACttttttgaaataaaaatattCTGGGAACTAAAGAAATGATATGCACTCCTTCGCACCTTACTTCCcatcatacagtactgtgcaaaagccttcggCATATAGGGTGCctgtgacttttgcacagtactgtatttgtcaacatagaatttataaatctggtgggagcaaagggtgttggggatggcgagggtggagtgctgtgggagaggtggcagagaaggagtgctggggtggAGAGTGTCCccggtgcagacacacccagccctgagacgccaggaaaggtcatttgattccaaaacaatatggtttattgatcattacagaatgcttgtctggtgtttcctgttccctccattccccctttcccttttccctacCTTGATTctcctcttcctgcccccttcccacagtCAGTCCACAATAGATACTCATATCAGAATCGGATTTATCATCACtcccatatgtcatgaaattattttttttttgctgaagcaGTGCAATGTATAAAATTACTGCACT encodes the following:
- the LOC132400882 gene encoding gap junction beta-7 protein-like, encoding MSWGLLQDVLSGVNQYSTVVGRIWLSVVFIFRVLVYVVAAERVWSDDQKDFTCNSEQPGCENVCFDYFFPVSHARLWALQLIMVSTPSLMVVMHVGYRERREKKLHKKLYKDKADLGGGLWWTYFFSLVFKTIVEIGSLLIFHWMFHGFSVPRLLKCEVAPCPNTVDCFVGRPTEKTIFLYCMAVSSSLCVLLNVCEMSYLVIKHFRDTWQKRPCKREPRLKCKCDSGYCNTDTFRNGIVKAAPSTHSM